TTGGTGCCACCCCTAACTCGCAAACGAGTTTTATCGATGCTGGTTTGCCTGGTGTTCTACCTGTGTTAAATGAACAAGCCATCATAATGGCTATCCAATTTGGTTTGGCAATTCATGGAACCATTAATGATTTGTCTGTTTTTGAACGCAAAAATTATTTTTATCCTGACTTACCCAAAGGCTATCAAATCAGTCAGTATCAAAAACCCATTGTTACTAATGGCTATTTAAATATACAGCTTGGTGATAATCTGGAAAAAACAGTCCATATTGCACGCGCTCATTTAGAAGAAGATGCTGGCAAATCCCTACACGATGCCCATACTGATTACACCGGGATCGACCTCAACAGAGCAGGTACCCCACTATTGGAAATAGTCACAACCCCTTGCCTGTACTCGGCTGAAGAGGCGATTAATTATTTAAAAACGCTGCATCAATTAGTGAGATTCCTTGGAATATGCGATGGCAATATGCAAGAAGGTTCTTTTCGGTGTGACGTCAATCTGTCTATAAAACCTAAAGGCAGCTCAGTTTTAGGCACACGAACAGAACTTAAGAATCTGAATTCATTTCGTTTTATTGAAAAAGCCATTGCTTTTGAACAGGCAAGACACCAAGATATATTGGAAAGCGGTCTGTCAGTCATCCAGGAGACTCGCCTTTACAATCCTGACAATAACACAACTCAGGCGATGAGAGGCAAGGAAAATGAAAATGATTACCGTTATTTTCCTGATCCTGATTTATTACCAATTCATATTGACAAAGAACAAATTGAAGAGATTAAAAATAACCTGCCGGACTTGCCTGAAGCAATTTCCAAAGAATTAAAAAACACTCCGTCCCTAAATGATGAAGACATTAATTTCATATTATCATCACCGGACACTTATCAATATTACAAAAAAATTAAATCCCTTTGTCCGGCTGCTGATAAAACAATTATCAACTGGTTAAAAGGCCAATATGCCGCCTTTCTTAATGAACACAACCTAACCTTTGAAACACCACCAATTTCAGCTAAAACCATGGCTGCTTTCCTTAGCAAAATTCATGAGAAAAAAATCTCTTCCAGTATTGCTAAAAATATTTTCAGTATGCTTTGTGCAGGCGAAGAAGATATCGATGCGATTATTGAACGCGAAGGCTACCAGCAACAGAATGACAACTCGGCACTGGAAGAAATAGTTGAGCAAATAATCAAACAATATCCCGAACAAGTTACAGAATACAAAGCCGGTAAAGAGAAATTATTAGCTTTTTTTATCGGACAAGCGATGAAACAAACTAAAGGGAAAGCAAATCCCGAGCAAATCAATCTGTTATTAAAAAAACATCTTGGATGATGCAATATTTTTATAATTCACAATGCTCATTTATGGCTTTGTTGATTGATTGCCAGCTATTATCATCTTTTTGTCAGAAGGTATAATGCAAGCATTCAATTATAGTAGAATATTGTAACCAATTTTCATATAGAATTAATTGCATACATGACTTTTTTCCCGGTATTATTTCAAGCTAATTAATTTGTCATTTCGCTAAGGATTTTTGAAATAATGAAAATAAAGTTTTTG
Above is a genomic segment from Legionella pneumophila subsp. pascullei containing:
- the gatB gene encoding Asp-tRNA(Asn)/Glu-tRNA(Gln) amidotransferase subunit GatB; translation: MEWDTVIGLEVHAQLKTKSKLFSGASTAFGATPNSQTSFIDAGLPGVLPVLNEQAIIMAIQFGLAIHGTINDLSVFERKNYFYPDLPKGYQISQYQKPIVTNGYLNIQLGDNLEKTVHIARAHLEEDAGKSLHDAHTDYTGIDLNRAGTPLLEIVTTPCLYSAEEAINYLKTLHQLVRFLGICDGNMQEGSFRCDVNLSIKPKGSSVLGTRTELKNLNSFRFIEKAIAFEQARHQDILESGLSVIQETRLYNPDNNTTQAMRGKENENDYRYFPDPDLLPIHIDKEQIEEIKNNLPDLPEAISKELKNTPSLNDEDINFILSSPDTYQYYKKIKSLCPAADKTIINWLKGQYAAFLNEHNLTFETPPISAKTMAAFLSKIHEKKISSSIAKNIFSMLCAGEEDIDAIIEREGYQQQNDNSALEEIVEQIIKQYPEQVTEYKAGKEKLLAFFIGQAMKQTKGKANPEQINLLLKKHLG